From the genome of Pseudarthrobacter sp. NIBRBAC000502772:
TCTGCGCCTGCGTCATGCTGGCGGTGAAGGCGGCGATGTTTCCGCTGCCGTTGAAGGTGGATACGGCGTCAGCGTAGGTCTGGGCGAATTCAGCGCCGGACGCCTGTGCGTGGGCAAGGGATGAAACCACCGCTGCTGACTTGAAGCTCGCCGCGGCCTCTTGCTGGTACTGGGACAGTCCGGAGATATCAGCGGTGCTCAGGGCCGGGATGGATCCCTTCTTCGCCGCGAAGTCCGTCTGGATTTTCGGATCCATCAGGGTCTTCAGCCAGGCTTTGGCGGCTTCGGCGTGCGGGATGTTCTTGGCGGGGATGGAGAAGCCGTCGCCGACGTAGTCGAAAATGTCTTCTTTCCCGGGGAAGGCCACCCAGCCAAAGTCCGTTCCGGGCTTCTTGCCGGCGTTGAGGAGTTCGCCGTAGGCCCAGTCGCCCATGAGGTTGACTGCGCAGTCACCCTCAGCCATGTTCTTTGAGGCTTCGTCCCATGTGATCGCGGAATGGTCCTTGTTGGCCAGGGCGAGGATGGTCTTGTAATCCTCCAGGGCCTGCTTCACCTCGGGGGCGTCGAAGGAGTACTCATTGGTGAAGAGCTTCTTCCAGTTGTCCGCTCCGGCCCTGGACATGATGATGGATTCCAGCAGCTGGGACGAAGCGAAGATGTCCTTGTCACCGAGGCACACAGCGGTGGTTCCGCTGTCCTGGACCTGCTGCAGTGACGCGAT
Proteins encoded in this window:
- a CDS encoding ABC transporter substrate-binding protein gives rise to the protein MRASSKLKTSLAVTAAASLIAVTGCSANQPSGSSDGGGTDKLEITSWWTSGSEADALNVLIDGVKKGSPGLAVDNAAVSGGGGSNARQALAARLQAGSPPDSWQVHPAGQLKSYVVGGQAADLTDLWTEGDWASQLPKDVAEAQQVDGKYYTVPIGVHRGNVLWTNPSVLTKANVTIDPTGDLDALIASLQQVQDSGTTAVCLGDKDIFASSQLLESIIMSRAGADNWKKLFTNEYSFDAPEVKQALEDYKTILALANKDHSAITWDEASKNMAEGDCAVNLMGDWAYGELLNAGKKPGTDFGWVAFPGKEDIFDYVGDGFSIPAKNIPHAEAAKAWLKTLMDPKIQTDFAAKKGSIPALSTADISGLSQYQQEAAASFKSAAVVSSLAHAQASGAEFAQTYADAVSTFNGSGNIAAFTASMTQAQKSQL